A genomic segment from Polyangium mundeleinium encodes:
- a CDS encoding sigma-54-dependent transcriptional regulator, whose protein sequence is MRKDELDTTPRPHILVIDDEPHLCELLAYRLEHHGYRVSTELSARGGLEALEQASIDAIILDLRLEDADGIEVLSEVQKRSPDLPVIILTAHGTIETAVLAIQRGAYGFLTKPFQDYELLQKLAQAIESGRLKREVAGLRRIVGDTSSDIRLLGTSDNIAAVRERIARVAPADATVLLLGESGTGKELAARSLHALSARKARPFVAVNCGALPAELLESELFGHVRGAFTGASRDKDGLFAAARGGTLLLDEIGEAPAPVQVKLLRVLQEKRFSKVGSATEEDADVRIVAATNRDLRAEVAAGRFREDLFYRLHVVPIVMPPLRERTDDIPLLAELFLRRAAARYGLPEPYLSTDAMRVLLAHSWPGNVRELANVMEGAILLCQEERIRPQHILATLATPARPPAPLPGETPAETTEEGPPSGLANLDPEAPLPPLRAARDSFERAYLVEALRRAGGNVSAAAKLAGRNRTDFHDLLRKHGLSGADFKA, encoded by the coding sequence ATGCGGAAGGACGAGCTCGACACCACCCCGCGCCCGCACATCCTCGTCATCGACGACGAGCCACACCTGTGCGAGCTGCTCGCCTACCGCCTGGAGCACCACGGCTACCGCGTCAGCACGGAGCTGTCGGCCCGCGGCGGGCTCGAAGCGCTGGAGCAAGCGAGCATCGACGCGATCATCCTCGACCTGCGCCTCGAAGACGCCGACGGCATCGAGGTGCTCAGCGAGGTGCAAAAACGCTCGCCCGATCTGCCGGTCATCATCCTGACGGCCCACGGCACGATCGAGACCGCGGTCCTCGCGATCCAGCGGGGCGCGTACGGATTTCTGACGAAGCCGTTCCAGGATTACGAGCTGCTGCAGAAGCTCGCGCAGGCCATCGAGAGCGGGCGGCTCAAGCGCGAGGTGGCGGGCCTGCGGCGCATCGTGGGGGACACGTCGAGCGACATCCGGCTGCTCGGCACGAGCGACAACATCGCGGCCGTGCGCGAGCGGATCGCCCGCGTGGCGCCCGCGGACGCGACGGTGCTGCTGCTCGGCGAGTCCGGCACGGGCAAGGAGCTCGCGGCGCGGTCGCTCCACGCGCTCTCGGCGCGCAAGGCGCGGCCGTTCGTCGCCGTGAACTGCGGGGCGCTGCCGGCGGAGCTTTTGGAGAGCGAGCTCTTCGGGCACGTGCGCGGCGCGTTCACGGGCGCGAGCCGCGACAAGGACGGCCTGTTCGCGGCGGCGCGCGGGGGAACGCTCTTGCTCGACGAGATCGGCGAGGCCCCGGCGCCGGTGCAGGTGAAGCTTTTGCGCGTGCTCCAGGAGAAGCGTTTTTCGAAGGTCGGATCCGCGACCGAGGAGGACGCGGACGTGCGCATCGTGGCCGCGACGAACCGCGATCTGCGCGCCGAGGTCGCCGCCGGGCGCTTCCGGGAGGACCTCTTCTACCGGCTGCACGTGGTGCCGATCGTCATGCCGCCGCTCCGCGAGCGCACGGACGACATCCCGCTGCTCGCCGAGCTCTTCCTGCGCCGCGCGGCCGCGCGCTACGGCTTGCCCGAGCCGTACCTCTCGACCGATGCGATGCGCGTGCTGCTCGCCCATTCCTGGCCAGGCAACGTCCGCGAGCTCGCGAACGTCATGGAGGGCGCCATCCTGCTTTGCCAGGAAGAACGCATTCGCCCGCAGCACATCCTGGCGACGCTGGCGACGCCCGCCCGCCCGCCCGCACCGCTCCCCGGGGAAACGCCGGCCGAAACGACCGAGGAGGGGCCGCCGTCCGGGCTCGCGAACCTCGATCCCGAGGCCCCGCTGCCGCCGCTGCGCGCCGCGCGGGACTCGTTCGAGCGTGCTTATCTGGTCGAGGCCCTCCGCCGCGCCGGCGGCAACGTCAGCGCCGCGGCCAAGCTCGCCGGGCGCAACCGCACCGACTTCCACGATCTGCTCCGCAAGCACGGCCTCTCGGGCGCCGATTTCAAGGCATGA
- a CDS encoding HAMP domain-containing sensor histidine kinase: MRLVSRLVLSHALPVGLMVCALVVMLGSLARISSSLKEVRDAELGSLNTEEAVHRAAWAVEIAVRHGAVDCEHGRSSEDAAHVIRQRADELAAVLEAAGKPVRESMLEPVRGYQALATRVSTGDTCAHLLTTTTRLERERLDEKLTDAWISRMFELHSALLRKDEESGRAAGSALSSGIVLALVACVASVLLAQRLARTVTQPLASLSSSARSVGRGDFTVTVEAQGPLEVYELAEEMEVMRRRLAELESLKQGFLASVSHEMRTPLTKIREALALLADGAGGKLNERQARIVQIAQVACEREIRTVTTLLDLSRLRAGAPLQRKPGASVDEVLWAAVRDEDIEARERGVLVDVETPGEAAKAFLDMVLVERAIANIVRNAVAVSKKGQHVRVRRDLVPEGPSGAAGTWAQISVADQGPGIPPEIRSVIFDAFVTHSVDSSPKRVGIGLGLALAREIARAHGGDIEAADDPAGGAVFRMWLPLEDTEPTSRALPPHV; encoded by the coding sequence ATGCGGCTCGTCTCGCGGCTCGTCCTCTCGCACGCGCTCCCCGTCGGACTCATGGTCTGCGCGCTCGTCGTCATGCTCGGCTCCCTCGCCCGGATCAGCTCGTCCCTCAAGGAGGTGCGTGACGCCGAGCTCGGGTCGCTGAACACGGAAGAGGCCGTTCATCGCGCCGCGTGGGCCGTCGAGATCGCCGTGCGGCACGGCGCCGTGGACTGCGAGCACGGGCGATCCTCCGAGGACGCCGCGCATGTCATTCGGCAGCGCGCGGATGAGCTCGCCGCCGTGCTCGAAGCCGCGGGCAAACCCGTGCGCGAGTCCATGCTCGAGCCCGTCCGCGGCTACCAGGCGCTCGCCACCCGCGTCTCGACCGGCGATACCTGCGCCCACCTGCTCACGACCACCACACGGCTCGAGCGCGAGCGGCTCGACGAGAAGCTCACGGACGCCTGGATTTCGCGCATGTTCGAGCTGCACTCCGCGCTCCTCCGCAAAGACGAGGAGTCGGGCCGCGCCGCCGGGTCGGCGCTGTCGAGCGGCATCGTGCTCGCGCTCGTCGCGTGCGTCGCGTCCGTGCTGCTCGCGCAGCGGCTCGCCCGCACGGTGACGCAGCCCCTCGCCTCGCTCTCGTCGAGCGCGCGCAGCGTGGGGCGCGGCGACTTCACCGTCACGGTGGAGGCGCAAGGCCCGCTCGAAGTGTACGAGCTCGCCGAAGAGATGGAGGTCATGCGCCGCCGCCTCGCCGAGCTCGAATCCCTCAAACAAGGGTTTCTCGCGTCCGTCTCGCACGAGATGCGCACGCCGCTCACGAAGATCCGCGAGGCGCTCGCGCTCCTCGCCGACGGCGCAGGCGGCAAGCTGAACGAGCGGCAGGCGCGTATCGTGCAAATCGCGCAGGTGGCCTGCGAGCGCGAGATCCGCACCGTGACCACGCTCCTCGATCTCTCGCGGCTCCGCGCCGGCGCCCCCCTGCAACGCAAGCCCGGCGCCTCCGTCGACGAGGTCCTCTGGGCCGCGGTGCGCGACGAGGACATCGAGGCCCGCGAGCGCGGCGTCCTGGTCGACGTCGAGACGCCCGGCGAGGCGGCCAAGGCCTTCCTCGACATGGTGCTCGTCGAGCGCGCCATCGCGAACATCGTGCGCAACGCCGTCGCCGTGTCGAAGAAAGGCCAGCACGTGCGGGTTCGTCGCGACCTCGTGCCCGAAGGTCCCAGCGGGGCCGCAGGCACCTGGGCACAGATCAGCGTCGCGGATCAAGGGCCGGGCATTCCGCCCGAGATCCGCTCCGTCATCTTCGACGCGTTCGTGACGCACAGCGTGGACAGCTCGCCGAAGCGCGTGGGCATCGGGCTCGGACTTGCGCTCGCACGGGAAATCGCGCGGGCGCACGGCGGCGACATCGAGGCCGCGGACGACCCGGCGGGCGGCGCGGTGTTCCGCATGTGGCTGCCCCTCGAAGACACCGAGCCGACGTCGCGCGCCCTGCCCCCGCACGTGTGA
- a CDS encoding YoaK family protein yields the protein MSVALHTPPTIFSMRHAPSWLLLALAAGAVNAGAFLACQRFVTHITGLTTQLGIDAGLWALMAEYGLVVLCFIVGAMASVLVLQGRHQRGKQPLHAAPLIFVSLMLGGVAIAGRVGLFGPFGTSVEQPKDFVLLSLLSFAMGLQNATVSTATGLAVRTTHMTGPATELGVQLASSFFSRGEARRTALQGAMLRGGKIIAFASGAALMVPAVRVGGYLAFLIPGAFILTATVLSFIPGLSVEPPSTRQPTLSRGHRIA from the coding sequence ATGTCCGTCGCGCTTCACACGCCTCCCACGATTTTTTCGATGCGCCACGCGCCGAGCTGGCTCTTGCTCGCGCTCGCCGCGGGGGCCGTCAACGCGGGCGCTTTCCTGGCTTGCCAGCGGTTCGTCACGCATATCACGGGGCTCACGACACAGCTCGGCATCGACGCGGGGTTGTGGGCGCTCATGGCCGAATATGGCCTCGTGGTGCTCTGCTTCATCGTGGGCGCCATGGCGTCGGTGCTCGTGCTGCAGGGGCGCCACCAGCGTGGCAAGCAGCCGCTCCACGCCGCGCCGCTGATCTTCGTGTCGCTGATGCTCGGGGGCGTCGCGATCGCGGGCCGTGTGGGCCTCTTCGGGCCTTTTGGCACGTCCGTCGAGCAGCCCAAGGACTTCGTGCTGCTCTCGCTCCTGAGCTTCGCCATGGGGCTGCAGAACGCGACGGTCTCCACGGCCACGGGGCTCGCCGTCCGCACGACCCACATGACGGGGCCGGCGACGGAGCTCGGCGTGCAGCTCGCGAGTTCCTTCTTCTCGCGCGGCGAGGCCCGGCGCACGGCGCTGCAGGGCGCGATGCTGCGCGGCGGAAAGATCATCGCATTCGCGTCGGGCGCGGCCTTGATGGTGCCCGCCGTGCGCGTCGGCGGCTATCTCGCGTTCCTGATCCCGGGGGCGTTCATCCTGACCGCGACCGTGCTGAGCTTCATTCCCGGTCTCAGCGTCGAGCCTCCGTCCACGCGGCAGCCGACGCTCAGCCGAGGCCACCGCATCGCCTAG
- a CDS encoding PAS domain-containing hybrid sensor histidine kinase/response regulator, whose amino-acid sequence MTKHERAERRAWEGEMFRLFAENVLDYAIFITDPDGVVLSWSKGAERLLGYREDEVLGQSSDRFFTPEDIRSGKPQHERDEALASGRGDDDRWHVRKDGTRFWSAGVATPLRDEAGLLRGFAKIMRDRSDIKRVEAVEHDRERQLQLLTDRIPVLIAHCDADRRYKYVNKPYAARFGRRQSEFAGRRIRDMLGEHAYAAIEPHVEATLRGEHVEFEIEIPYEDLGPQVMRCVYDSELDDDGRITGFVATIVNVTESRLARKALRETEERLRTLSDNLPRGAIYQLLADAKGGRRFLYVSAGVEQFLGVTPAEILADASALYGLVHADDRARMVEMEIAAVRGLAPFDCEYRLWTRWGSIVWIHCRSGLRRLPTGQTMWEGIFMDVTARKEAEQALREADRRKDEFLAMLAHELRNPLAPIRSAAQILRIVDMADPRIERSTAMIERQVQHMTRLVDDLLDVSRITSGKIKLQKGRVDVAAAVGRALETARPLLDARKHEVSVEMPPEPAWVHADPTRLTQMVENLLTNAAKYTEERGRITLAVERAEDIVSIRVRDTGVGIPKEMLTRVFDLFTQVERSLARSEGGLGIGLTLVKNIAEMHGGTVEARSEGRGQGSEFIVRLPALPVAEPPSGPRPPARSLPAGPRRILVVDDNADVAESLSMLLRIAGHEVHTALDGSAALEAARTFRPEIVLLDIGLPGMNGYEVASELRRDPAQAETILVALTGYGHEEDRRRVKEAGFTAHLVKPVDLATLEGVLGSVEASPAHAS is encoded by the coding sequence GTGACCAAACACGAGCGAGCGGAGAGGAGGGCGTGGGAAGGCGAGATGTTCCGGCTCTTCGCCGAGAACGTCCTCGATTACGCCATTTTCATCACCGATCCGGACGGCGTCGTCCTCAGCTGGAGCAAGGGCGCGGAGCGGCTCCTCGGGTATCGCGAGGACGAGGTCCTCGGCCAGTCCTCCGACCGCTTCTTCACGCCGGAGGACATCCGCAGCGGCAAACCGCAACACGAGCGCGACGAGGCCCTGGCGAGCGGGCGCGGGGACGACGATCGCTGGCACGTCCGCAAGGACGGCACGCGCTTCTGGTCGGCCGGCGTCGCCACACCCCTCCGGGACGAGGCCGGGCTCCTCCGTGGCTTCGCCAAGATCATGCGGGACCGCTCCGACATCAAGCGGGTCGAGGCGGTGGAGCACGACCGCGAGCGGCAGCTCCAGCTCCTCACCGACCGCATCCCCGTCCTGATCGCCCATTGCGACGCCGACCGCCGGTACAAGTACGTCAACAAGCCTTATGCCGCCCGCTTCGGCCGCCGCCAGAGCGAATTCGCCGGCCGACGGATCCGCGACATGCTCGGCGAGCACGCCTATGCGGCCATCGAGCCGCACGTGGAGGCCACCCTCCGCGGCGAGCATGTCGAATTCGAGATCGAGATCCCTTATGAGGACCTGGGCCCGCAGGTCATGCGGTGCGTGTACGATTCGGAGCTCGACGACGACGGCCGTATCACGGGCTTCGTGGCGACCATCGTCAACGTGACCGAGTCCAGGCTGGCGAGGAAGGCCCTGCGCGAGACCGAGGAGCGGCTCCGGACCCTCAGCGACAACCTGCCGCGGGGCGCGATTTACCAGCTCCTGGCCGACGCCAAGGGGGGCCGGCGATTTCTTTATGTCAGCGCCGGCGTCGAGCAGTTCCTCGGCGTCACGCCTGCCGAGATCCTGGCGGACGCCTCCGCCCTTTATGGCCTCGTGCACGCGGACGACCGCGCCCGCATGGTCGAAATGGAGATCGCCGCCGTCCGTGGCCTCGCCCCGTTCGATTGCGAGTATCGATTGTGGACGCGCTGGGGCAGCATCGTGTGGATTCATTGCCGCTCGGGCCTTCGCCGCCTGCCGACGGGCCAGACCATGTGGGAGGGCATTTTCATGGACGTGACGGCCCGCAAGGAGGCCGAGCAGGCGCTCCGCGAGGCCGACCGCCGCAAAGACGAGTTTCTGGCCATGCTCGCCCACGAGCTCCGCAATCCCCTGGCGCCGATCCGGAGTGCTGCGCAGATCCTGCGGATCGTTGACATGGCCGATCCGCGGATCGAGCGATCCACCGCGATGATCGAGCGCCAGGTCCAGCACATGACCCGGCTCGTCGACGACCTCCTCGACGTCAGTCGAATCACGAGCGGGAAGATCAAGCTGCAAAAGGGCCGCGTGGACGTCGCGGCGGCCGTGGGGCGCGCCCTCGAGACGGCGCGGCCGCTCCTCGACGCTCGCAAGCACGAGGTCTCTGTCGAAATGCCGCCCGAGCCCGCCTGGGTCCACGCCGATCCGACGCGGCTCACGCAGATGGTCGAGAACCTCCTGACGAACGCGGCCAAGTACACCGAGGAGCGGGGGCGCATCACGCTCGCCGTCGAGCGCGCGGAGGACATCGTCTCGATCCGGGTCCGGGACACCGGCGTCGGCATTCCCAAGGAAATGCTGACCCGGGTCTTCGACCTCTTCACGCAGGTGGAGCGCTCGCTCGCCCGATCGGAGGGCGGGCTCGGGATCGGGCTGACGCTCGTGAAAAACATCGCCGAAATGCACGGCGGCACGGTCGAGGCCCGCAGCGAGGGGCGAGGGCAGGGGAGCGAGTTCATCGTGCGCCTGCCGGCCTTGCCAGTGGCGGAGCCGCCGTCGGGCCCGAGGCCTCCGGCGAGGAGCCTACCTGCGGGGCCGCGCCGCATTTTGGTCGTGGACGACAATGCCGACGTCGCGGAGAGCCTCTCGATGCTCCTGCGCATCGCGGGGCACGAGGTCCATACGGCCCTCGACGGCAGCGCCGCGCTGGAGGCGGCGCGTACCTTCCGGCCCGAGATCGTCTTGCTCGACATTGGTTTGCCCGGGATGAACGGATACGAGGTCGCCTCCGAGCTCCGGCGCGACCCCGCGCAGGCCGAGACCATTCTCGTCGCGCTGACAGGCTACGGCCACGAGGAGGATCGCAGGCGCGTGAAGGAGGCCGGTTTTACCGCGCACCTGGTCAAGCCCGTCGACCTCGCCACGCTGGAGGGGGTCCTCGGGTCCGTCGAGGCGTCGCCCGCGCACGCCTCCTAA
- a CDS encoding adenylate/guanylate cyclase domain-containing protein: MKLDFDAMSLTEIIRLQTQLSQVLTRRFEKPLALGFTDIVGSTAYFARFGDKAGRALQQLHHDLLGESIQRFGGRIVDVAGDGAFTCFPDVEKAVSGLVVFLERTSQENQTRSRDHQLVVRLGVHAGPVLTDGVIVSGDAVNLCARIASTAEPGELRLSAAALRESPPGMRVRAWPVPPVVVRGHAEALVLFRFDWRDEHRLPGSVIVCETGDSFVLPRQDIISFGRLRGEDGTRANDVVLVLQDKQLEQLVSRFHFELRRKPEGYVLRPVSRQPTEVDGRMVAPDHEAPIRPGSVVRLSKAVTLEFKARPEASLGNASPTIEPKSS; the protein is encoded by the coding sequence ATGAAGCTCGACTTCGATGCGATGAGCCTGACGGAAATCATCCGGCTCCAGACCCAGCTCTCGCAGGTCCTCACGCGGCGCTTCGAAAAGCCGCTCGCCCTCGGCTTCACCGACATCGTCGGCTCGACGGCGTATTTCGCGCGCTTCGGGGACAAGGCGGGCAGGGCGCTGCAGCAGCTCCATCACGATCTCCTCGGGGAGTCGATCCAAAGGTTCGGCGGGCGTATCGTCGACGTCGCGGGCGACGGCGCGTTCACTTGTTTTCCCGACGTCGAAAAGGCCGTCTCCGGGCTCGTCGTATTCCTCGAGCGCACGTCGCAGGAGAACCAGACCCGGTCGCGGGATCATCAGCTCGTGGTGCGGCTCGGCGTGCACGCCGGGCCGGTGCTGACCGACGGCGTCATCGTATCGGGCGACGCGGTGAACCTGTGCGCGCGTATCGCCTCGACGGCGGAGCCCGGCGAGCTGCGCCTTTCGGCGGCGGCCTTGCGCGAGTCTCCGCCCGGCATGCGCGTGCGCGCCTGGCCCGTTCCCCCCGTGGTCGTCCGGGGGCACGCCGAGGCGCTCGTGCTCTTCCGCTTCGATTGGCGCGACGAACACCGCCTGCCCGGAAGCGTGATCGTGTGCGAGACCGGCGACAGCTTCGTTTTGCCGCGGCAAGACATCATCAGCTTCGGCCGGCTCCGCGGGGAGGACGGCACGCGGGCGAACGACGTCGTCCTCGTGTTGCAAGACAAGCAGCTCGAGCAGCTCGTGAGCCGTTTTCATTTCGAGCTCCGGCGCAAGCCCGAGGGCTATGTGCTGCGGCCCGTCTCGCGCCAGCCGACAGAGGTGGACGGGCGGATGGTCGCGCCGGACCACGAAGCGCCGATCCGGCCCGGCTCCGTCGTGCGGCTCTCGAAGGCCGTGACCCTCGAATTCAAGGCCCGCCCAGAGGCAAGCCTGGGGAACGCCTCCCCAACAATCGAGCCAAAATCGAGCTGA
- a CDS encoding glyoxalase yields MTNNAPPPFATERKETTIPLLPCVSPEDTLAFYQALGFQVTYEMTRPYLYLALRFRGFELHFGKAPKGLDPKEESSGGCLVLVDAVEPYHRAFTEAMRAKYGKVLASGKPRMTRFRPGQSRFSLIDPSGNNILFIRRDEPEEVEYGGSKALAGLAKALDNARILRDFKNDDRAAARVLDKALAKYGAEAPVVDRVQAMAARMELAIAMDDAAMGQALREQLQALPLSDEERDRLSEELKAAERLEQWLARAAATRQA; encoded by the coding sequence ATGACGAACAACGCACCCCCTCCTTTCGCCACCGAACGCAAAGAGACGACGATTCCGCTCCTGCCCTGCGTCTCGCCCGAGGATACGCTCGCGTTTTATCAGGCGCTCGGCTTCCAGGTCACCTACGAGATGACACGGCCGTACCTGTATCTGGCGCTGCGCTTTCGTGGCTTCGAGCTGCACTTCGGCAAGGCCCCCAAGGGGCTCGACCCAAAGGAGGAGAGCTCAGGCGGCTGTCTGGTGCTGGTGGACGCCGTGGAGCCCTATCACCGGGCGTTCACCGAGGCCATGCGCGCAAAGTACGGCAAGGTGCTCGCCAGCGGGAAGCCCCGGATGACGCGCTTCCGACCTGGGCAGAGCCGCTTCTCGCTGATCGACCCCTCCGGCAACAACATCCTTTTCATCCGGCGGGACGAGCCGGAGGAGGTCGAGTACGGCGGGTCCAAGGCGCTCGCAGGCCTGGCGAAGGCGCTCGACAACGCGCGCATCCTGCGGGATTTCAAAAACGATGACCGAGCCGCCGCGCGCGTGCTCGACAAAGCTCTCGCGAAATATGGGGCCGAAGCCCCGGTGGTGGACCGGGTGCAAGCAATGGCGGCCCGCATGGAGCTCGCGATTGCGATGGACGACGCCGCGATGGGCCAGGCCCTGCGGGAGCAACTCCAGGCGCTCCCCCTGTCCGACGAGGAGCGCGACCGCTTGTCCGAGGAGCTAAAGGCCGCGGAGCGGCTGGAGCAGTGGCTCGCGCGCGCCGCAGCGACGCGTCAAGCATGA
- a CDS encoding substrate-binding domain-containing protein: MHVLSRRSFASRWVFFLLALLCLSCGKQPAGGRALRLATTTSLKDAGLLDELLPAFEAKSGCRVEVNALGSGKALRALREGTADVAITHAPAGEQAAVAAGEVGRRSPFMHNEFVLVGPADQVGVVAGAGDVQEALRRIASSGRTFVSRGDDSGTNQRERALWKAAGIDTKGAFLVQANAGMGETLERASDEGAFTLSDRATFVAKQKDLKLSIVFQGDAALRNTYSAIEPKAGAGANAEGARAFTEFLRSAEGRAIIGAFGVKASGEPLFTPEAQ, encoded by the coding sequence ATGCACGTGCTGTCACGCCGCTCGTTCGCATCACGCTGGGTGTTCTTCCTGCTCGCGCTGCTCTGCCTTTCCTGCGGGAAGCAGCCCGCGGGAGGGCGGGCGCTCCGGCTCGCGACGACGACGAGCCTGAAGGACGCGGGGCTGCTCGACGAGCTGCTCCCCGCGTTCGAGGCGAAGTCGGGCTGCCGCGTCGAGGTGAATGCGCTCGGGTCCGGCAAGGCGCTGCGCGCGCTGCGGGAGGGCACAGCCGACGTGGCCATCACGCACGCGCCGGCCGGGGAGCAAGCCGCGGTCGCCGCAGGCGAGGTGGGGCGGCGGAGCCCGTTCATGCACAACGAGTTCGTGCTCGTCGGGCCCGCCGATCAGGTGGGCGTCGTGGCCGGCGCAGGCGACGTGCAGGAGGCGTTGCGCCGGATCGCGTCGTCCGGGCGGACGTTCGTCTCGCGCGGGGACGACTCCGGGACGAACCAGCGCGAGAGGGCGCTGTGGAAGGCCGCGGGGATCGACACGAAAGGCGCGTTCCTCGTGCAGGCGAACGCCGGGATGGGCGAGACGCTCGAGCGCGCGTCGGACGAGGGCGCGTTCACATTGAGCGATCGGGCGACGTTCGTGGCCAAGCAGAAGGATCTGAAGCTTTCAATCGTGTTCCAGGGCGACGCAGCGCTGCGGAATACGTATTCCGCGATCGAGCCGAAGGCCGGCGCAGGGGCCAACGCGGAGGGGGCGCGGGCCTTCACGGAGTTTCTTCGTTCAGCCGAGGGACGTGCCATCATCGGCGCGTTCGGCGTGAAGGCCAGCGGAGAGCCGCTGTTCACGCCGGAAGCGCAATGA